The DNA window TTCCAGACGGACCGGCGACTGTGCCGATAGCCAGCGGTTGGCCGGATCGACATCCCGCAGTGCCGGGCGAAGTTCCGACTTCTGCCGGTAGGTGCTGCTGGTGACGATCAGCCGGACGACGTGCTTGACGTCCCACGGCTTGGCCCCACCAAGTTTCGGCTCCCGGAACTCCAGAGCGAGCCAGTCGAGCAGTTCGGGGTGCGACGGCCACTCACCCTGCAGCCCAAGATCCTCAATACTGGCGCACAGCCCGGTGCCGAAGTACAGCTTCCAGAACCGGTTGACGACCGTGCGGGCGGTCAGCGGGTTTTTGTCAGACACGATCCAATTCGCAAGGTCCAGCCGGTTTTGCGTTCGCGTTTCGGTTCCAGGCAAGGCCGAGAGGAAGTGCGGCGTCTTTGGAGCGACCACTTCGCCGGTTTCGTCCTGCCAGTTCCCGCGGGGAAGGACGCGCGTCGTGATCGGCTGTTGGGAGACGGTCACCTGCATCCAGGCCTTGCCGTCGCGGCATTCGAGGATCTCGCGTTGCAGCAACTTGTAACGGGCAAACGCGTCGGGATTGGCGGCGGTGCTGATGAGCCACGCCACCCGGGCGGTATCCAACAGGCTTGCACTCTTGCCGGCGGCGGGGCCGGCAAACGCGGCGATCAATGAGGCATCGGCGACCTTCATCGGGTCCCATGCCGCTAGCGGCGACACGGACACCCGCACGGGCACGGCCGTGTCGCCGGCAATAGAGATCACCAGCGTCTCGCCTGCCGCCAATTTCAACGGCGGATCGAGCAGCCAGACGGATGTCTGCGTCTGCTTGAGGTGCGCCGCGGACAACTTCCATCCGTCCTTGACGCCGATCAGTTCTGCGGTGCTGGCGTAGCGTGGCTCCTTGAGGTCGGCGTCGGCGTGGTAGACGCCCGCCTTCCGCAACGCGCCCTTGGCTGGTTTGATCGCCGCCGACAGCCGGATGCCCTGGCGCTGCGAGCCGTTGTTGAGCGCTCCAACCACCAGATCGCCGGCGGCTTCGAGCCGAACGGAAGCGATCCAACCCGGCGACGGCTTGAACGACAGGTCATTGGTCTTGCCCGCCCCCGGCGGCTTGAGCGTGGCAAACCCGCCCGGCAGCGATGCCGGCTTGGCCGGGTTTGCGGTCGCCGCACCGGCCGGTTTGGTCGCCGGCTTGGTGGCAGGCTTGGCCGGTTCGGGCAGGGCGGCCAGGGCCTCCCATCCGCCGGGGTTCTTCTTCAGAAACTCCGATACCGAGCCGGTCCACGCCTCGAATGCCTCAGACAGCGAATTGTCCTTCGACAGTTGATCGAACACGGCGACCATTTCGCTGCTTAGGTTTTTTGCCAGGCGATCCTGGCGGGCCTTCAGGTACGGGCTGTCGACGCGAATTTCCGGCGGGAACGGGTGATCGTTGCTCCAGCCTTTGAGGTCTTCATTCGGCGTGTACTTGTAGTCGCTGTAAACGCCCCATTGCCGAATGTCGGCGAAATAGGCGGACATCGAATAGAAGTCCTTCGCCGAGATCGGATCGAACTTGTGGTCGTGGCATTCGGCGCAACCGAACGTGCTGCCGAGCCAGGCCAGGCCGACAGTGCGGACGCGGTCGGCCTGGTACTTGGTGATGTACTCCTTCGCCTGGGCGCCGCCTTCGCGGGTCATCATGTTCAAGCGGTTGAACCCGCTGGCGACCAATTGCTCT is part of the Humisphaera borealis genome and encodes:
- a CDS encoding PSD1 and planctomycete cytochrome C domain-containing protein, with amino-acid sequence MLKSCLSVVVTALLTSSALADDGKILFNRDIRPILSDNCYHCHGNDKNHIKGKLLLNDRDAAITRKAIVPGKPEASELIARILTEDPDEIMPPPEAHKKLSAKQKDLLKRWIAEGAEYQPHWAYVPLVRWEAPAVKDAKWVRNPIDAFILANLEGKKLSPSPEADKRVLLRRLSLDLTGLPPTPAEVEAFVADERPDAYERQVERLLASPHFGERMTAPWLDAVRYADTVGFHGDQNANVFPFRDYVINAFNSNKPFDQFTREQIAGDLLPNPSTEQLVASGFNRLNMMTREGGAQAKEYITKYQADRVRTVGLAWLGSTFGCAECHDHKFDPISAKDFYSMSAYFADIRQWGVYSDYKYTPNEDLKGWSNDHPFPPEIRVDSPYLKARQDRLAKNLSSEMVAVFDQLSKDNSLSEAFEAWTGSVSEFLKKNPGGWEALAALPEPAKPATKPATKPAGAATANPAKPASLPGGFATLKPPGAGKTNDLSFKPSPGWIASVRLEAAGDLVVGALNNGSQRQGIRLSAAIKPAKGALRKAGVYHADADLKEPRYASTAELIGVKDGWKLSAAHLKQTQTSVWLLDPPLKLAAGETLVISIAGDTAVPVRVSVSPLAAWDPMKVADASLIAAFAGPAAGKSASLLDTARVAWLISTAANPDAFARYKLLQREILECRDGKAWMQVTVSQQPITTRVLPRGNWQDETGEVVAPKTPHFLSALPGTETRTQNRLDLANWIVSDKNPLTARTVVNRFWKLYFGTGLCASIEDLGLQGEWPSHPELLDWLALEFREPKLGGAKPWDVKHVVRLIVTSSTYRQKSELRPALRDVDPANRWLSAQSPVRLEAEFVRDNALFAAGLLNLADIGGPSVKPYQPEGYYAAIQFPSRVYAADADDRQYRRGVYMHWQRTFLHPMLANFDAPSREDSACTRVVSNTPQQGLTLLNDPQFVEASRVLAQNLIAAGGTDGDKVDRLYQRALARSPKDAEKASLLKLLGAQREIYKASPEEAAKLLAVGNAPTSGDAVELAAWTNTCRVVLNLHEMITRY